ATTTGAAGTATGCAGGAGAAGAGTCGCACACAGTTGTCGGAAATGGAACAACGATACACGAGTTTGTAACACTTCACCGGGGTACGGTGGAGACGCGCCTCACATCGATCGGTGAGAACTGTTTGTTGATGGCTTACTCTCATGTAGCTCACGATTGCAGAATCGGGAATAATGTTATTCTGGCAAACACAGTTCAGGTCGGCGGTCACGCGACAATAGAAGATTATACAATTATAGGCGGTTGCACACCCGTTCATCAATTCTGTAAAATTGGTAAACATTGTATGATTGGCGGCGGCTTCAGAGTGGTGCAGGATGTTCCGCCTTATATTCTTGCCGGACACGAACCGCTTAAATATGAAGGATTGAACCTGATCGGACTTAGAAGACGCGGATTTACGAATGATGAAATAATGAGAATAAAAAAGATTTATGAACTGATTTATCAGTCGCATCTGAATCTTACACAGGCGAAAGAACAGATAAACCAGAAGTTTGCAGACGACAAATTTGCTGCAGAAATTCTCGATTTTATCTCCCGCAGCACAAGGGGATTGATCAGGTAATCAGCCGACAAATCGCATGTCTGTAAAAGGATATTATATAGATACCGGGGCTTCTACCGGCAGGTTCAATATGGACTTTGATCTTCAACTTGCCGGTGAAAGCAAAGAAGGTTTCATGTGTCTCCGGCTCTACCAATGGAATCCATATTGTATTTCACTCGGGGCAAATCAGTCTGAGGAGAGTCTAAATAAAGAAGCGCTCCACCGGGACGGATTTGACTGGGTTAGAAGGCCAACGGGAGGGAGGGCTGTTTTTCATTCGGAAGAGTTGACTTATTCAGTTATATTGAACAAACTGAATATGTCTCCGAAGGACGCCTACAATGCGATCAACGAGGCACTCCTGTTGGGTCTTACAGAATATGATCAGAGACTCGGGGGAGCGGGACTCTCAAGTGAAGAGGTAAATTTTAAGGAGCACTATCGTTCGGTCGAAAGTGCTGCCTGTTTTTCCGTCCCTTCCAAATCTGAAGTAAAGATGGATGGGAGGAAGCTGATAGGAAGTGCACAACGAAAAACAGGTAATGTTATCCTTCAGCACGGATCGATAAATACAGGAAGTTTTCATAAAAAGATAGTTGATTATCTTAATATCGATCTGTTTGAAAAGGAGAGCCTTAAGATGCTTTTGAACGAAAAGACTTCGGATATCAAAAATATAACAGGTGAAGAAGTGAATATGGAAAGGTTGAAGTTTTCGATAATAAAAGGGTTTCGAGACAGATTTTCCATCGATTTTGAAGAATTAGTAATTGAAAAGAAAGTTTAAGAGAATACATGAGCACATTTGGAAAATTTCAGCGGGTTTCCACCAAGACACTCAGTCTTATGAAAAAGGAAAACAAAAAGATAGCTGCTCTTACTGCATACGATTTTATCACAGCAAAGTTGCTCGATGAGGCAGGAATTGATCTTATTCTCGTCGGCGATTCGCTTGGGAATGTTTTTCAGGGGAATGAGACAACACTTCCTGTAACTATGGATGAGATGATATATCACACAAAAGCTGTCGCAAAAGGGATTACACGGTCGATGCTTATATGTGACATGCCTTTTATGTCATACCAGTTGAGTGTCGATGAGGCATTCAGGAATGCAGGCAGAATTCTTAAGGAAACTCCCGCTGGTGGTGTAAAGATTGAAGGCGGGAAGAGGGTTGCAGAAACCATCAGAAAGATTACCGAGAATGGCATACCGGTAATGGGGCATCTAGGGCTTACACCTCAGAGTATTCACAAGTTTGGAAGTTATAAACAGAGAGGAACCGAGGAAGAGGAAGCTGCGGAAATTCTCTCGGATGCCAAAATTTTGGAAGAAGCCGGAGCTTTTTCAATCGTTCTCGAAAAAATTCCAAAGGAACTTGCCAAAAAAGTCACTGAGAGTGTTTCAATTCCAACAATTGGAATTGGTGCCGGTCCTTACTGTGACGGGCAAATACTCGTAACACCCGACATGCTCGGGCTCAACAAGGAGTTCCACCCCAAATTCCTGCGGTATTACGCAAATCTTGCCGATGTCCTCAATGGTGCTTTCAAGAACTACATCGAGGATGTAAGAGAGAGTCATTTCCCAACAGATGCGGAGAGTTATTAACAAGGTGCAGATTAAAAGAATATTTACGGTTGTATTATTAGTAAGCCTTACGGTTTTTGCTTCCCCTCCTGATTTCTTCCAGATTGCCGGTGGTGCAAAAGTTACCGGTTTTGTACGAGACGGTAATGATTTTTGGCTGGCGACATACGGAAATGGAATTTTCAGGTATGAAGCATCTTCCAATCAGTTGATTTCAATGGCAGAAGGTGAAAAGGGAGTTAAGGACCGCCTTATCGACTGTATCGAAGCAAATGAAGATTATGTCTGGGCAGGAACCAGCGACGGACTCCTCATCTATGACAAGAAAAAAGACTCATGGAAGAAGAGAAAATTTGCCGAGGGTGGTGAGTATGGCAACTGGATCAGAGGTTTGAAATATGACAAGTCAACCGGACTTTTGTGGATAGGGAGATTTATCAATCTCTCAATACTCAATGTCAAGAGACAGAAGTATGAAGACTTTAATCTTGCCAGAGGAAGTGAAACTGCAACTAACAATGTAAAACGCTTTTTCATCGAAAATGACAGGTATGTCTGGATTGTCACTGAGGGCGGACTCTACAAATTCGACAAAGCTGACGGTGAATTTGAGGCGGGAAAATGTGAGTTCATTACAAATAAAGACGGAGCCTTCCGGTCCGAAGGGATGAGGGTCTCGGTCAATTCGATCCTCTTTGATAAGGAATATATCTGGTTTGGCAATCAGGATTTTCGGTCTCCCGAAATGCCCGATTTTAATGTTGGCGGTATTTACCGGTTTAACCGGATGGCGAAGTGGGATAAACTTGACAACCGTTCAGGCTTGCCCGGAAATGGAGTATATTCCATGATTAAAGTCGGGAACACAATTTGGGCGGCAGTCTATGAGTTCGATACTGATATTAAAAAGGAGTACGGGAGAGGAATCACAATAATCGACAGAAACAGTACCAAAATAATCTCGAGCA
The nucleotide sequence above comes from Ignavibacteria bacterium. Encoded proteins:
- the lpxA gene encoding acyl-ACP--UDP-N-acetylglucosamine O-acyltransferase; the encoded protein is MSEIHKTAVVDPKARIGEGVVIGPFAYIEADVEIGNNSKIGPHACLYDGARIGSSVTIYQGASISHVPQDLKYAGEESHTVVGNGTTIHEFVTLHRGTVETRLTSIGENCLLMAYSHVAHDCRIGNNVILANTVQVGGHATIEDYTIIGGCTPVHQFCKIGKHCMIGGGFRVVQDVPPYILAGHEPLKYEGLNLIGLRRRGFTNDEIMRIKKIYELIYQSHLNLTQAKEQINQKFADDKFAAEILDFISRSTRGLIR
- the panB gene encoding 3-methyl-2-oxobutanoate hydroxymethyltransferase → MSTFGKFQRVSTKTLSLMKKENKKIAALTAYDFITAKLLDEAGIDLILVGDSLGNVFQGNETTLPVTMDEMIYHTKAVAKGITRSMLICDMPFMSYQLSVDEAFRNAGRILKETPAGGVKIEGGKRVAETIRKITENGIPVMGHLGLTPQSIHKFGSYKQRGTEEEEAAEILSDAKILEEAGAFSIVLEKIPKELAKKVTESVSIPTIGIGAGPYCDGQILVTPDMLGLNKEFHPKFLRYYANLADVLNGAFKNYIEDVRESHFPTDAESY